The genomic stretch CAAAAACTTAGTAAAGTTTATAGTTGTAACTCGTGAAGCTGTTAGCATTCCGGACAACTATATAAAAATAGAAGTAGATGTTCCAGTATCGTCTACAAAATTACGAGAGAGTATAGATATAAAATATCTTCCTCCAAAAATTGCACAAAAAATAGAAAATTATTATAAGGAACATAATGTTAAATAGAATAGAAAAAATAACTTCTGTACTAGATAAAAATAAAGCTGAAGCTATTGAGGTATTTGACCTACAGGGTAAAGACTATATCGTTGACTATGCGATCATTGCTTCATCACTTGGACCGAAACATACTCTTGCTCTTTTAGATCACTTAAAAAAAGATTTAAAACCTGAGGAACATTTCAACAATGTTGATGAGAGCGGAGACTGGGTTGTTATAGACCTTGGAGATATCCTCATCCATATCATGACTCCTGAATATCGTGTTAAATACGATATGGAAACTTTTTTAGCAGAACTTTCTAAAGCTGGTGAGTAGTATTCTCATCTAGCTTTTTTTCTTGCTCTTCTTTCACTTTTTCATCTACCAACTTATCTAAAATAGACTTATAATTATAAATTGCCTCAACATACTTAACCGGCTCACTTCCTCTAGCATATCCGAACTTGAGAGTTTTATAATATTTTTTTTGCGATAGAAGCGGTAAAACAATTTTCATATCACTCCAGACATACTGATTAAGCCCCAGTTTTTTTGCTAACGACATAGCGTCTTGTATATGTCCGCCCCCTACATTGTATGCAGCGAGTGCAAACTTTAATCTGTCTTCACCCTCTACACCTTCAGGAACATTTTTGATCATCTGTTTTAAATGTCTCGTACCACCTACAATACTTTGTCTTGGATCGAGTCTGTTTTTAACACCTAACAGCCTTGCGGTATGACGTGTTAACATCATCATCCCTCTTACACCCGTAAAACTTTTTGCTTTAGGATTCCAGTGTGATTCTTGATACGATACGGCAGCTAAAAGTGTCCATGGAATTCCAAATCTTGTTCCTGCATCTTTAAAATGTATTTCATATTTCGGTAGTCTTGCCCCTACTCTTTTATAAAACATCTTTGTGTTGTAATAATCAAAAAACAGAACATAAGAGTAGTAATGGTCCTTTAAGCGTGTCATCTTTCCGCTTTGAACAAAACTATTGAGCCAAGTGTACATATTTGTCTCTAACTTTGTAGAATTAGGCGGTAATATCCATGCAAGTTGTTCTCTTCCGCTAATTGCAAAAGCCATTGCAATATCTGGAAAATATTTTAGGTTAATTGAATAGATATTAGAATCGGCCAAGGTACAATCGATCTGATGATTCGATACCATCTCCAAAAGCTCTTCCGTAGAGTACTCCGATGTCACACTCACGTTTATGTCGAAACCGTCATCTATCAAAGATGCTATTGTTTCATAGTAACTTGTATTTTCCCCGACAACAATCTCTAATCCTTCCAGGTCTTCTACATCTCTTGGAAACTTTGAAGTGCCCAACATCCCGCGGTGACATACAACCTGTTCCTGTACTTCAAAATAGGATGGTCCAAAATTATACAACTCTTCCCTATGGGGTGTTTTTGTGAGTGATGCTGAAACAAGATCGATCCCGTCTTTGCCAATATATTCTAATGCTTCTTTTACAGTATGTGCGGCAGTGATATTAAGGTCAACTCCCAAACTTTTTGCATACGCATCTAAGAGTTCATATTCAAATCCGCTGGGACCGTCAGGTCCAATATAGTAAGTTGATGGGGCATTTAAGAGGACTACATTTAATGTTTTTCTCTCTTTTATGGTATCTAAAATAGATTTTTTTTCTATACGTTTTCCAGGTTCATAAGCTGAATGACTAAACCAGCCAAAAAGGAAAAAAGAGGATGCAAAAAAAAGATACACACCAATGTGGAGAAATTTATTCATTACAACAGTTTACATATTTAAACTTACGCAAATATAAAACGATTTACCCCGTTTTCATACTCGTGTGCTAAAACTTTTCCATGCGCTTTTAAGATAGAATCAACAAGATACAAACCGAGTCCAAAACTGTTTTTCGACGGATTTTCTTTCGTAAACGGTTCAATATAATACTGCAGCGGATGTTTTAAACACTCCCCTTTACTCTCAAAACAGAGTTCATCTTTTTCATTGATAAGAATTTTTATATATGTATCATCAGAATATTTCATCCCGTTGTCGATCATGTTTTTTATGGCAGTAGTATAAAGTCTATAATTTACATCTACTTTTACATCGGTACTAATCATCACCCCTACTTTTTCTCTATCTACCATTGCCATGTCGATTGCACCGTCAATTACATCTACTAAACGATACTCTTTAAACTCTGTAGTATCCCCAAGACTCGTAACCTCTTCAATTAGTGCAAACTCTTCAACCAAAGTCTCTAAACGTTTAAAAATTGAAGTAAAACGATCACGCTGCTTTTTCTCTGCTAACATCTGTGTAACAATTGTCCCCTTTGCAATCGGTGTTTTTAACTCGTGCATAAGGTTTCTTAAAAAGAGTGTGCGTGACTCCAAGATAGTGTTGATCTTCTCTTTTGTGTTTTCAAGTTCGTTTGCAACGGAACCTATCTCGTCAATATTTTTCGTTTTAAAAGAGACATCCATATCTCCGTTTCCGTAGAGTGCTATCTTTCTTCTAAGTCTGATCAGCGGACGCAGTTTTTGCATTACCAATACAAAAGAGAGTGAGATGATGATAAATACCATACTATAATAGTAAAGCATATTTATATGGCTGTAGGGTTTTAACACTTCATCTTTAATTAACACTTCTGAATCAGGGCTTTCTATATAAAAATAGATCTGTTTTTTATACTTTAACATTGAAGCTTCAAGATTGGTCACGGTATTTTTAGTAAAGAGTCCCTGTTTATTAAGCATCAAAGAGGTCCCAAAACTTTTAAATCCCTCTTTTTTAAGCAGTTTCGCTTTTTCTAAAATCCCCTTCTTCTCTTTTTTATCTGTAATGATAAAAAGATCATACACGGCAAGATTTGCTTCAAGCATAATTTCAGAAGAGCTTCTTTGCATATGCTCACGATAGATTTGTGCAATAACGGAATATTTTGTAAAAATGTGGTCTATATATTGTTGTTTATTGAGCTTGTAAAACTCCCAAAAGATTGCACTGACACTTATTAGTGAGACACTCAGTGCAAAAAGTATCGTGATAAGTACTGCATTTCTTTTCATCATTTAAGCAGTTTATATCCTACACCACGAACCGATTCGATAAGAGATTTATCACCCAACTTACTTCTGATACGTCCAACCATAACGTCAATAGACTTGTTGGAACTGTCTTCATTGATCGCATTTACATTATGGATAAGGTCTTCACGAGATACTACAAGACCGTGTTTTTGGATCATATAAGCCAAAATACCGAACTCTGCATTTGTCAGATCGATATTTCGTCCTTTATATGTGATAGTCATTGTTTCTCTATCACATTTAAAATCACTTTTATTTTCCGCTTTTGCTTCTGTTTTTGCAGCATAACGGCGAAGAACTGACTGAATTCTCGCTTCTAGTTCACGTGGATCGTAAGGTTTTGGCATATAATCATCAGCTCCGAGTTCCAGTGCTTTTACCTTATCTGTCACATCGCTTCTCGCTGAAGAGATAATGATAGGGATATCTTGACGTGCGCGTATAGCTTCACATACTTCAAGACCATCCATACCCGGAAGTGTCAAATCCAAAATAACAAGGTCAAAAGGCTCTAACTTTAAAATACTAACTGCTTTAAAGGGATCATCTTCAACAGTAATTGAATAATGAAACTGTTCAAGATACTCTGTTAAGATCTCGGCAAGTTCAAGATCATCTTCAATCATCAATATTTTATGTTGTGCCATTATGTAAACCTTTTCATTTTTCTCAATTATAACTTTATGAAAATAACAATTAGCTAACACCCGTTAGCGCCAACGTTACTCTATAGGCAATAAATGCCATCACATATGCTGCTATCGAAGTGAAGGCAAAAAGGTAGAAAAAGTATTTAATACTACCCGCTTCACGTGTAAAAACGATAGAAGCTGCCAAACACGGTAAGTAGATCATCACAACCACAATAAACGATACCGCAGATGCAAACGGAATGTTTTTGCTGATCTGATTGACCAAAGTTTGACTTTCAGCGTCCACATCATCCCCTAGCGAATAAAGAACTCCAAGTGTTGAGACTACAACCTCTTTAGCTGCAAGACCCGTTTGAAGTGCTATATTCATCTTCCAGTCAAATCCAAGCGGTTCAAAAATAGGTTCAGTAAATTTCCCTATAGTTCCAAGATAACTCTGTTCTAAATGCTCCATTGCAAGTTTATTTTCAAGTTGAATAATCTCTTGTTCACTTTGCGCTTTTTGGATTTGAACCTCATACTCGGCTTCAAGTTCGCTATTGTGCGGATAAGTTGATAAAAACCAAATAAGCATTGATGCACCTGCGATAAACGTACCCGCTTTTTTCAAGTACATCATTGTTTTTGTTAAAACCGTATGCCAGATCAATTTTACACTCGGAAGTCTGTACTTCGGCATCTCCATAACAAACGGCTCATCAACACCTTTAAACGCAGTTAGTTTTAAGATTTTTGCCGCAATTAGCCCCAAGATCGCACCACTGATATAGATGGCAAATAAAACATTTCCAGCCATATCTTCAGGGAAAAATGCCCCTGCAAAAAGTACATATACAGGAAGTCTTGCACCACAAGACATGAAACCTATAATAAAAAGAGTTAAAAGTCTGTCACGGTCATTTTTTAAAACCCTTGCACTCATATATGCAGGGATTGAACATCCAAAACCGGTTACTAGCGGAATGAAACTTTGTCCGTGAAGCCCAAATTTATGGAAAAATCCATCAAGTAGGAATGCAACCCTAGACATATATCCCGTACTCTCTAGCAAGGCAATACCGATAAAAAGAATCACGATATTTGGTATAAACAATACAACCGCACCTACACCGGCGATGATCCCGTCCACCACAAGAGAGCGTATACTCTCGTTTGTAATAGTAGCTCCGATCACATCTCCGAACCAGCCGAAAAAGGCATCGATATAATCCATAGGGATTGCACCTATCTCAAAAGTGAGCTGAAACAGCCCCCACATAAAAAAGAGGAATATCGGGATCCCTACAACAGGGTGAATAAGTACAGAGTCTATCTTTTCCGTGAGTGTTTTTTTCTCTTCTCTTTTATCCTGT from Sulfurimonas sp. hsl 1-7 encodes the following:
- the rsfS gene encoding ribosome silencing factor, which codes for MLNRIEKITSVLDKNKAEAIEVFDLQGKDYIVDYAIIASSLGPKHTLALLDHLKKDLKPEEHFNNVDESGDWVVIDLGDILIHIMTPEYRVKYDMETFLAELSKAGE
- the mltF gene encoding membrane-bound lytic murein transglycosylase MltF; amino-acid sequence: MNKFLHIGVYLFFASSFFLFGWFSHSAYEPGKRIEKKSILDTIKERKTLNVVLLNAPSTYYIGPDGPSGFEYELLDAYAKSLGVDLNITAAHTVKEALEYIGKDGIDLVSASLTKTPHREELYNFGPSYFEVQEQVVCHRGMLGTSKFPRDVEDLEGLEIVVGENTSYYETIASLIDDGFDINVSVTSEYSTEELLEMVSNHQIDCTLADSNIYSINLKYFPDIAMAFAISGREQLAWILPPNSTKLETNMYTWLNSFVQSGKMTRLKDHYYSYVLFFDYYNTKMFYKRVGARLPKYEIHFKDAGTRFGIPWTLLAAVSYQESHWNPKAKSFTGVRGMMMLTRHTARLLGVKNRLDPRQSIVGGTRHLKQMIKNVPEGVEGEDRLKFALAAYNVGGGHIQDAMSLAKKLGLNQYVWSDMKIVLPLLSQKKYYKTLKFGYARGSEPVKYVEAIYNYKSILDKLVDEKVKEEQEKKLDENTTHQL
- a CDS encoding ArsS family sensor histidine kinase, which codes for MMKRNAVLITILFALSVSLISVSAIFWEFYKLNKQQYIDHIFTKYSVIAQIYREHMQRSSSEIMLEANLAVYDLFIITDKKEKKGILEKAKLLKKEGFKSFGTSLMLNKQGLFTKNTVTNLEASMLKYKKQIYFYIESPDSEVLIKDEVLKPYSHINMLYYYSMVFIIISLSFVLVMQKLRPLIRLRRKIALYGNGDMDVSFKTKNIDEIGSVANELENTKEKINTILESRTLFLRNLMHELKTPIAKGTIVTQMLAEKKQRDRFTSIFKRLETLVEEFALIEEVTSLGDTTEFKEYRLVDVIDGAIDMAMVDREKVGVMISTDVKVDVNYRLYTTAIKNMIDNGMKYSDDTYIKILINEKDELCFESKGECLKHPLQYYIEPFTKENPSKNSFGLGLYLVDSILKAHGKVLAHEYENGVNRFIFA
- a CDS encoding response regulator transcription factor, which encodes MAQHKILMIEDDLELAEILTEYLEQFHYSITVEDDPFKAVSILKLEPFDLVILDLTLPGMDGLEVCEAIRARQDIPIIISSARSDVTDKVKALELGADDYMPKPYDPRELEARIQSVLRRYAAKTEAKAENKSDFKCDRETMTITYKGRNIDLTNAEFGILAYMIQKHGLVVSREDLIHNVNAINEDSSNKSIDVMVGRIRSKLGDKSLIESVRGVGYKLLK
- the feoB gene encoding ferrous iron transport protein B, which gives rise to MNEETLACPVTAKHIKVALVGQPNVGKSMLINSVSNAHLHVGNFSGVTVDKTEVLFDYKGYNFTVVDLPGTYAFTDYTIEERVTHDYLCAEEYDIIINVVDSTNLLKNLQLTSELLTMSKKVVIALNMSDEAEKEGISVDAEYMTELMGIPCVKVSAATKLGIDQLIDSVVKEFENEKVDPKLVFSVSVEDEISNLVSYFKKHKYHAVNSYRNIAINLLKNNKKTYEKLHDNPIWTELQPILIEASRHIEIHHDTDDVKEAFAEEYASFNRGIVAEVVKQDKREEKKTLTEKIDSVLIHPVVGIPIFLFFMWGLFQLTFEIGAIPMDYIDAFFGWFGDVIGATITNESIRSLVVDGIIAGVGAVVLFIPNIVILFIGIALLESTGYMSRVAFLLDGFFHKFGLHGQSFIPLVTGFGCSIPAYMSARVLKNDRDRLLTLFIIGFMSCGARLPVYVLFAGAFFPEDMAGNVLFAIYISGAILGLIAAKILKLTAFKGVDEPFVMEMPKYRLPSVKLIWHTVLTKTMMYLKKAGTFIAGASMLIWFLSTYPHNSELEAEYEVQIQKAQSEQEIIQLENKLAMEHLEQSYLGTIGKFTEPIFEPLGFDWKMNIALQTGLAAKEVVVSTLGVLYSLGDDVDAESQTLVNQISKNIPFASAVSFIVVVMIYLPCLAASIVFTREAGSIKYFFYLFAFTSIAAYVMAFIAYRVTLALTGVS